One window of the Cognatishimia sp. WU-CL00825 genome contains the following:
- a CDS encoding TRAP transporter small permease yields MHPKPGESFIDKIEENLIAFLLGAMTLLTFANVIARKGFNSNILWGLELTVFMFGWLVLLGASYAVKKGAHLGVDAILNMVSAPMRRTFGLISIVICIMFTFLLLKGAWDYWANFANLPKTEGRWFPLGFEDKFLAKGWYEVDDIPHPGFLKWMEDVFNEGESYEKLPRLLPYAVLPISMSLMLLRFVQAGMAVWTGQTDRIVASHEVEDEIAEVREQRGEDI; encoded by the coding sequence ATGCATCCGAAACCAGGCGAATCCTTTATCGACAAGATCGAAGAAAACCTGATCGCCTTTCTACTAGGCGCGATGACACTACTGACCTTTGCCAACGTGATTGCGCGCAAAGGATTTAATTCAAACATTTTATGGGGCCTTGAACTCACCGTCTTTATGTTCGGCTGGTTGGTGCTGTTGGGCGCATCCTATGCGGTCAAAAAAGGCGCACATCTGGGCGTCGATGCCATCTTGAACATGGTATCAGCCCCTATGCGGCGCACTTTTGGGCTGATCTCGATTGTGATCTGCATAATGTTCACCTTTTTGCTGCTCAAGGGCGCATGGGACTATTGGGCAAATTTTGCCAACTTGCCAAAAACCGAAGGCCGCTGGTTCCCCTTGGGCTTTGAAGACAAGTTTCTGGCCAAAGGCTGGTACGAAGTCGACGACATCCCTCATCCGGGTTTTCTGAAATGGATGGAAGACGTGTTCAACGAAGGTGAATCCTACGAAAAACTACCACGTTTGCTGCCCTATGCTGTTCTGCCTATTTCCATGTCCCTGATGCTGCTTCGCTTTGTGCAGGCCGGTATGGCTGTGTGGACCGGACAAACAGATCGCATTGTGGCCAGTCATGAAGTCGAAGATGAAATTGCGGAAGTCCGCGAACAGCGCGGGGAGGACATCTAA
- a CDS encoding BamA/TamA family outer membrane protein, producing the protein MRIAIVASFLAGLFLSAATVHADVSFEVVGDDKALRKALMGNSALAAIETVSAVAPQDLVATAQADYRKLAATLYERGYFGPVISITLDGREASNVSPFRQVARYDSVRISVDAGRKYQLGKVSIAPVVPGTDLPEGFVAGAEASTLILRKTAETAIDAWRGMGHPKAKIARQSIRANAAKAVLNADLQVAPGPQARFGQLMPQGQSRMRAERIDAIGGLPRNAQYHPDIVTRVAERLRDSGGFASVALTEGDVAADGMMDVTAVLVEAPLRRFGIGAELTSDEGLGLSGFWLHRNLFGGAERLRFDAEVTGIGGNSGGVDADFGVTYARPATLTPDTNLQIGARVTRLDEPTFLQESAELSFGFEHRFSKTKTGSVFAEIARSKITDNFSTRHVTLVSLPSTMVWDKRDDRLDARQGWYLATGAQPFLIYADSGGLRATVDARAYRALGASGKTRLAGRVQLGTVAGGSIGSLPPDWLFYSGGPDTVRGLSYQSLGALQGGVATGGRSFAGASFEMRHDITGPWGAAVFADAGMISAGAGWTGSSDWHAGVGIGARYNTPIGAIRVDVATPVRSPTASNNLAFYIGIGQSF; encoded by the coding sequence ATGCGCATCGCGATAGTAGCAAGTTTTTTGGCTGGGCTTTTCCTAAGCGCAGCAACTGTGCATGCTGATGTCAGTTTTGAGGTCGTTGGCGACGACAAGGCTTTGCGCAAGGCGCTAATGGGCAATTCTGCTTTGGCCGCCATCGAGACGGTTAGTGCCGTAGCGCCCCAGGATCTGGTGGCCACGGCGCAGGCCGATTATCGCAAGCTTGCGGCCACCCTTTATGAGCGGGGATATTTTGGGCCCGTCATTTCCATTACACTTGATGGGCGTGAAGCCAGCAATGTGTCGCCGTTTAGACAAGTCGCGCGCTATGACAGCGTGCGGATATCCGTAGACGCTGGGCGCAAGTATCAGCTGGGGAAAGTGTCCATTGCGCCAGTGGTGCCTGGCACGGATCTGCCAGAAGGGTTTGTGGCTGGGGCCGAGGCATCGACCTTGATCCTGCGCAAAACGGCAGAAACGGCGATTGATGCTTGGCGCGGCATGGGGCATCCAAAAGCCAAGATTGCGCGGCAGTCGATACGGGCCAATGCAGCAAAGGCCGTGTTGAACGCGGATCTGCAAGTTGCGCCGGGACCCCAAGCTCGCTTTGGCCAGTTGATGCCCCAAGGCCAAAGCCGGATGCGGGCCGAGCGGATTGATGCGATTGGTGGTTTGCCCCGTAACGCGCAATATCACCCCGACATTGTCACACGTGTGGCAGAACGGCTGCGCGACAGCGGAGGCTTTGCCTCGGTGGCGTTGACCGAGGGCGATGTGGCCGCAGATGGTATGATGGATGTCACGGCGGTGTTGGTCGAAGCCCCGCTTCGGCGGTTTGGTATTGGCGCAGAGCTGACCTCTGACGAGGGGCTGGGTCTGAGCGGTTTCTGGTTGCATCGCAATCTTTTTGGCGGGGCCGAGCGGTTGCGGTTTGATGCCGAGGTCACGGGGATTGGGGGCAACAGCGGCGGAGTAGACGCTGATTTTGGCGTGACTTATGCCCGTCCGGCAACCCTTACACCGGATACAAATTTGCAGATTGGCGCGCGGGTGACCCGACTGGATGAACCCACATTTTTGCAAGAAAGTGCCGAGTTGTCGTTTGGTTTTGAACACCGGTTTTCCAAAACCAAAACCGGGTCAGTTTTTGCTGAAATTGCCCGATCTAAGATCACTGATAATTTCTCGACCCGGCACGTGACGCTGGTGTCGTTGCCGTCCACTATGGTGTGGGATAAGCGCGATGATCGGTTGGATGCACGGCAAGGCTGGTATCTTGCCACCGGGGCGCAGCCCTTTTTGATTTATGCTGACAGTGGAGGGCTGCGCGCAACCGTGGACGCGCGCGCCTATCGTGCCTTGGGGGCCAGCGGCAAAACTCGGCTGGCCGGGCGGGTGCAATTGGGCACCGTGGCCGGCGGATCTATCGGGTCTTTGCCACCGGACTGGCTGTTTTATTCTGGTGGGCCAGACACTGTGCGCGGGCTGAGCTATCAGTCACTGGGGGCGCTGCAAGGCGGCGTGGCCACTGGCGGGCGCAGTTTTGCGGGTGCTTCGTTTGAAATGCGCCACGACATTACCGGACCCTGGGGGGCCGCAGTTTTTGCAGACGCTGGGATGATTTCGGCGGGGGCTGGCTGGACCGGCAGCAGTGATTGGCATGCGGGTGTGGGCATTGGTGCGCGGTATAATACGCCAATTGGGGCCATTCGCGTTGATGTGGCCACCCCGGTGCGCAGCCCAACTGCCAGCAACAATCTGGCCTTTTATATCGGAATAGGACAGTCGTTTTGA
- a CDS encoding ATP-binding protein, producing MRRFLAILGLISVVAAFAAGIFSVGYRAALGPVSEQGQVYLRSAADRLVGQLARFRQLAVLTADHPDVGSIARQPETADSLLPLLLKMSDTSGALEIAYVDHAGNMLASSQPSHVGQSFAQTLHFQRAQSGALGFDHSVLNDGTRIFAFMAPVYIGGQAAGAVLVRVDMETVEESDWRSAPQVVFFTDTEKQIFVSNRSEILHQTFADTTGAAEFAPNNVTQTAGHTEWQITGQRFLPSNALYLELPQPIIGMIGHSLISTAPAQRLAGLQALVGAALSLVFGGFLFFMAERRRALSAVNVQLEARVAARTVQLTNANVNLRHEIAERREAEEALRKAQSDLVQAGKLSALGQMSAGISHELNQPLMAIRSFAENAVQFLDRDRPAEAANNLDRISELSRRMGRIIKNLRAFARQEHEPVTDVDITSVIDAVFELLQPRLHAEQVIVNRTQPDTPIWVRGGDVRLQQVVMNLVSNAADAMAESDEKQLDIIVQPAGSQVQVIVADSGPGLHDADKIFDPFYTTKEVGQSEGMGLGLSISYGLVQSFGGNITGRNRDHAGAEFTVSLTRSEHTDEME from the coding sequence TTGCGGCGGTTTTTGGCGATATTGGGTCTTATCAGCGTCGTAGCCGCCTTTGCAGCCGGAATTTTCAGCGTTGGATATCGCGCCGCCCTAGGGCCCGTGTCTGAACAAGGTCAGGTTTACCTGCGCTCGGCCGCAGACCGCTTGGTCGGTCAATTGGCAAGGTTTCGCCAACTCGCGGTACTGACGGCAGATCATCCAGATGTAGGGTCCATCGCACGCCAGCCCGAAACAGCCGACAGCCTATTACCTTTGCTGCTGAAAATGTCAGATACTTCGGGTGCGCTGGAAATTGCTTATGTGGATCACGCAGGCAACATGCTGGCCAGCTCGCAGCCCTCTCATGTGGGGCAAAGTTTTGCCCAAACCCTGCATTTTCAACGGGCCCAAAGCGGCGCATTGGGTTTTGACCATTCTGTCCTGAACGACGGCACCCGGATCTTTGCCTTTATGGCCCCCGTGTATATTGGCGGGCAGGCTGCGGGCGCAGTTTTGGTGCGGGTCGATATGGAGACGGTCGAGGAATCCGATTGGCGCAGCGCCCCCCAGGTGGTCTTCTTTACCGACACCGAAAAACAAATCTTTGTCTCCAACCGCTCTGAAATACTGCATCAGACCTTTGCAGACACCACCGGAGCCGCAGAATTTGCCCCCAACAACGTTACCCAAACCGCAGGTCACACCGAATGGCAAATAACCGGGCAACGGTTTTTGCCCAGCAATGCGCTGTATCTGGAACTGCCACAGCCCATCATTGGCATGATCGGGCATTCGCTAATTTCGACGGCCCCTGCCCAGCGCCTTGCTGGATTGCAGGCCTTGGTGGGTGCCGCGCTCTCGCTGGTGTTTGGCGGGTTCTTGTTTTTCATGGCTGAACGCCGCCGTGCCCTTTCTGCCGTCAATGTCCAGCTCGAAGCTCGCGTGGCCGCCCGCACCGTTCAGCTGACAAACGCCAACGTCAATCTACGCCATGAAATCGCCGAACGCCGCGAGGCCGAAGAGGCCCTGCGCAAAGCCCAGTCAGATCTGGTGCAGGCCGGTAAACTCTCTGCCCTGGGGCAGATGTCCGCCGGGATCAGCCATGAATTAAACCAGCCGCTTATGGCCATTCGCTCTTTTGCGGAAAACGCCGTGCAATTTCTGGACCGCGATCGCCCGGCCGAAGCTGCCAACAATCTGGATCGCATCAGCGAATTGTCGCGCCGCATGGGCCGGATCATCAAGAACCTGCGCGCCTTTGCCCGACAAGAGCATGAACCGGTGACCGATGTGGACATCACCTCGGTGATCGACGCGGTGTTTGAGCTGTTGCAACCGCGCCTGCACGCAGAACAGGTGATCGTGAACCGCACCCAGCCCGATACCCCGATTTGGGTGCGCGGTGGCGACGTGCGCCTACAACAGGTGGTGATGAACCTTGTCAGCAACGCCGCTGACGCCATGGCGGAAAGCGACGAAAAACAACTCGATATCATCGTGCAACCCGCCGGGTCACAGGTGCAGGTGATTGTCGCAGACAGCGGTCCGGGCCTGCATGATGCTGACAAGATCTTTGACCCGTTCTACACCACCAAAGAGGTCGGCCAATCCGAAGGCATGGGCCTTGGGCTTTCGATCTCTTATGGTCTGGTGCAAAGTTTTGGCGGCAATATCACCGGACGCAACCGCGATCACGCAGGTGCTGAATTCACCGTGTCACTGACACGCTCTGAGCACACAGATGAAATGGAGTAG
- a CDS encoding TRAP transporter large permease — MSVIILFVMVIGFLMIGVPIAVSLGMSSVLFLLWFSDTSLAAVAQTLFEAFEGHYTLLAIPFFILASSFMSTGGVAQRIIRFSIACVGHLRGGLAISGVFACMMFAALSGSSPATVVAIGSIVIAAMRQAGYSKEFAAGVICNAGTLGILIPPSIVMVVYAAAVEVSVGRMFLAGVIPGILAGVMLMVAIYVMARIKNMPKGEWLGWGEIWTSFRDAAWGLLLIVIIMVGIYGIPGVTGAFFTPTEAAAVASVYAFFVASFIYRDMGPLAAKDGGHRTSLMQKPLAVITAFFHEDTRRTLFEAGKLTITLMFVIANALILKHVLTEEQIPQAVANTMLSAGFGPVMFLVVVNIILLIGGQFMEPSGLLVIVAPLVFPIAIELGIDPIHLGIIMVVNMEIGMITPPVGLNLFVTSGVAGMPMMGVVRAALPFLGVLFIFLIMVTYIPALSTTLPNALMGPEIIVN, encoded by the coding sequence ATGTCTGTCATCATTCTATTTGTCATGGTCATTGGGTTTCTGATGATCGGTGTTCCGATCGCGGTGTCTTTGGGCATGTCGTCTGTATTGTTTCTCTTGTGGTTCAGCGACACGTCTCTGGCCGCAGTGGCACAAACCCTGTTTGAGGCCTTTGAAGGCCACTACACCTTGCTGGCGATCCCGTTCTTCATTCTGGCCTCCTCCTTTATGTCCACCGGCGGTGTCGCCCAGCGCATCATTCGCTTTTCCATTGCCTGCGTGGGGCACCTACGCGGTGGTCTGGCCATCTCTGGGGTCTTTGCCTGCATGATGTTTGCAGCCCTGTCTGGCTCTTCTCCAGCCACGGTTGTTGCCATTGGGTCCATCGTAATCGCAGCGATGCGCCAAGCTGGCTATTCCAAGGAATTCGCGGCTGGTGTGATCTGTAACGCGGGCACCTTGGGCATTTTGATCCCACCCTCGATTGTGATGGTGGTTTATGCGGCAGCTGTCGAAGTGTCGGTTGGCCGGATGTTCCTTGCTGGCGTCATTCCAGGCATTCTGGCTGGGGTCATGCTGATGGTGGCCATCTATGTTATGGCGCGCATCAAGAATATGCCAAAGGGCGAATGGCTTGGCTGGGGTGAAATCTGGACCAGCTTCCGCGATGCGGCCTGGGGCCTGTTGCTGATCGTCATCATCATGGTGGGCATCTATGGCATTCCCGGCGTCACCGGAGCGTTCTTTACGCCCACCGAAGCCGCCGCCGTTGCCTCGGTCTATGCTTTCTTTGTCGCAAGTTTCATCTACCGCGACATGGGTCCATTGGCTGCCAAGGACGGCGGTCACCGCACCTCGCTTATGCAAAAGCCCTTGGCTGTGATCACTGCCTTCTTTCACGAAGACACACGCCGGACGCTGTTTGAAGCAGGCAAACTGACCATCACCTTGATGTTTGTCATCGCCAACGCGCTGATCCTGAAACACGTGTTGACCGAAGAACAGATCCCGCAAGCTGTGGCAAACACCATGCTTTCGGCTGGCTTCGGACCCGTCATGTTCTTGGTTGTGGTCAACATCATCCTGCTGATCGGCGGTCAATTCATGGAGCCATCAGGACTCTTGGTGATCGTTGCTCCGCTGGTGTTCCCAATTGCGATTGAACTGGGCATTGACCCGATCCATCTGGGCATCATCATGGTGGTGAACATGGAAATCGGCATGATCACCCCACCGGTTGGCTTGAACCTGTTTGTCACCTCTGGTGTTGCAGGCATGCCAATGATGGGCGTTGTCCGCGCCGCGCTGCCTTTCCTGGGTGTGCTGTTCATCTTCTTGATCATGGTCACCTATATACCGGCGCTGTCTACCACATTGCCGAATGCCTTGATGGGGCCGGAGATCATAGTGAATTAG
- a CDS encoding DctP family TRAP transporter solute-binding subunit, whose translation MKFITAALATSVALGAGVAQASDACDAGEVVIKFSHVTNTDKHPKGIAASLLQQRVNDEMNGKACMEVFGNSTLYDDNKVLEALLQGDVQLAAPSLSKFEAFTKKFRLFDLPFMFEDINAVDAFQASDAGQAMKDSMKRRGLQGLAFWHNGMKQMSANTPLLEPTDANGLRFRVQSSDVLVAQMEAIGGSPQKMAFSEVYGALQQGVVDGQENTWSNIYGKKFFEVQDGITETNHGIIDYLVVTSGEWLDGLDADVRDQFLSILDEVTATRNSESFAVNQAARQSVIDAGGVVRELTAEQRASWVETMKPVWAQFADDVGQDNIDAAQAINNAM comes from the coding sequence ATGAAATTTATCACTGCTGCACTTGCCACATCCGTTGCGCTGGGCGCTGGCGTTGCTCAAGCGAGCGATGCCTGTGATGCCGGCGAAGTTGTTATCAAATTCAGCCACGTTACAAACACCGACAAGCACCCAAAAGGCATCGCCGCCTCTTTGCTGCAACAGCGCGTCAACGACGAGATGAACGGCAAAGCCTGCATGGAAGTGTTCGGCAACTCGACGCTTTATGACGACAACAAAGTACTCGAAGCTTTGCTGCAAGGTGACGTTCAACTGGCCGCACCATCACTTTCCAAGTTTGAAGCCTTCACCAAGAAATTCCGTCTGTTTGATCTGCCCTTCATGTTCGAAGACATCAACGCAGTTGACGCGTTCCAGGCCTCTGACGCAGGGCAGGCGATGAAAGACAGCATGAAACGCCGTGGCCTTCAGGGCTTGGCCTTCTGGCACAACGGCATGAAGCAAATGTCTGCCAACACACCTTTGCTTGAGCCAACAGATGCCAATGGCTTGCGCTTCCGCGTGCAGTCTTCTGACGTGCTTGTGGCCCAAATGGAAGCCATCGGTGGCAGCCCACAAAAAATGGCCTTCTCCGAAGTATACGGTGCCTTGCAACAGGGCGTTGTGGATGGTCAGGAAAACACCTGGTCCAACATCTATGGCAAGAAATTCTTCGAAGTTCAGGATGGTATCACAGAAACCAACCACGGGATCATCGACTATCTGGTTGTGACCTCTGGCGAATGGCTGGACGGTCTGGACGCAGATGTGCGGGATCAATTCCTGTCGATTCTGGACGAGGTCACCGCAACCCGGAACAGCGAATCCTTTGCTGTGAACCAAGCCGCGCGCCAATCTGTGATTGATGCCGGCGGCGTTGTCCGTGAATTGACCGCTGAACAGCGTGCCTCATGGGTTGAAACCATGAAGCCGGTCTGGGCGCAATTTGCTGACGACGTGGGACAAGACAACATCGACGCGGCGCAAGCCATCAACAACGCGATGTAA
- a CDS encoding sigma-54 dependent transcriptional regulator, producing the protein MTNTVLLVDDDRAVRDALSQTLMLADYDVITAGSYIEAKDHISAALDGVIVSDIRMPGKDGFALLAFTKTVDPDLPVVLLTGEGDIPMAVRGVQSGAFNFLEKPCETKDFLAVVAGAVRARSMVLENRQMRQQLESGDAAARMLFGHSEQAETLRNQARRAAAAGTDVLVLGAPGSGNAKVAEVIHLLADGTTAPFEKLSAAGLTKDALVAALDGAAGGSLFLDEIAAMAPDVQFALLNRLETNSQTRVIAGSYRDLQLEMQQGRLNAELFYRLNVMQVRIPTLKERPEDIPVLFRAYVRIASTQTGVAEPEVTPDVVADLMAQDWPGNARALMNTATRFVLGVHDGDPSEELGLSEQMARVERSLLTSALKRHAGNATEAAKALKLPRKTFYDKLARHEIRAELYR; encoded by the coding sequence ATGACCAATACAGTCTTATTGGTGGATGACGACCGCGCCGTGCGCGACGCGCTTAGCCAAACCCTCATGCTGGCCGATTACGACGTGATCACTGCGGGCAGCTATATCGAAGCCAAAGACCATATTTCAGCCGCGCTGGACGGGGTGATTGTCAGCGATATCCGCATGCCGGGCAAAGATGGCTTTGCGCTCTTGGCCTTTACAAAAACCGTGGACCCCGATCTGCCCGTGGTCTTGCTGACCGGCGAGGGCGACATCCCAATGGCGGTGCGCGGCGTTCAGTCCGGCGCGTTTAATTTTCTAGAGAAACCCTGCGAGACCAAAGATTTCCTTGCGGTGGTCGCGGGGGCTGTGCGGGCGCGATCTATGGTTTTAGAGAACCGGCAAATGCGCCAGCAGTTGGAAAGCGGCGATGCCGCCGCGCGCATGCTGTTTGGCCATTCAGAACAGGCCGAAACCCTACGCAATCAAGCCCGTCGTGCGGCCGCCGCTGGCACGGATGTTCTGGTTCTGGGGGCACCGGGTTCTGGCAACGCAAAAGTCGCCGAGGTCATTCACCTTTTGGCCGATGGCACCACTGCCCCATTTGAAAAACTATCCGCCGCCGGTCTGACCAAAGATGCGCTGGTCGCTGCTTTGGATGGGGCCGCGGGCGGTTCCTTGTTTTTGGATGAAATAGCCGCCATGGCCCCGGATGTGCAATTTGCACTGCTCAACCGGCTGGAAACCAACAGCCAAACGCGGGTGATTGCCGGCTCCTACCGCGATCTACAACTTGAGATGCAACAGGGGCGGCTGAATGCAGAACTGTTTTACCGTCTCAATGTCATGCAGGTGCGTATTCCAACTCTGAAAGAGCGCCCCGAAGATATTCCGGTGCTGTTTCGCGCCTATGTGCGCATCGCCAGCACACAAACAGGTGTGGCCGAACCAGAGGTGACCCCGGATGTGGTGGCTGACTTGATGGCTCAGGACTGGCCCGGCAATGCCCGCGCCCTGATGAACACCGCCACGCGCTTTGTGCTGGGTGTCCATGATGGCGACCCATCCGAAGAATTGGGCCTTAGCGAACAAATGGCCCGAGTGGAACGCTCGTTGCTCACCTCGGCCCTAAAACGCCACGCGGGCAATGCCACCGAGGCAGCCAAAGCGCTCAAGCTGCCACGCAAAACTTTCTATGATAAATTGGCACGTCACGAGATTCGCGCAGAGTTATACCGCTAA